One window from the genome of Labeo rohita strain BAU-BD-2019 chromosome 10, IGBB_LRoh.1.0, whole genome shotgun sequence encodes:
- the cops4 gene encoding COP9 signalosome complex subunit 4 has translation MASGVRQELAQLMNSSGSHKDLAGKYRQILEKALQFTDAEQLEALKAFVEAMVNENVSLVISRQLLTDFCTHLPNLPDGTAKAVCHFTLEKIQPRVISFEEQVASIRQHLATIYEKEEDWRNAAQVLVGIPLETGQKQYNVDYKLDTYLKIARLYLEDDDPVQAEAYINRASLLQNESTNEQLQIHYKVCYARVLDYRRKFIEAAQRYNELSYKSIVHETERLEALKHALHCTILASAGQQRSRMLATLFKDERCQQLAAYGILEKMYLDRIIRGNQLQEFAAMLMPHQKATTADGSSILDRAVIEHNLLSASKLYNNITFEELGALLEIPPAKAEKIASQMITEGRMNGFIDQIDGIVHFETREPLPTWDKQIQSLCFQVNNLLEKISQAAPEWTAQAIEAQMTQ, from the exons ATGGCGTCCGGCGTGAGGCAGGAGCTAGCACAGCTGATGAACTCTAGCGGGTCTCACAAAGATCTAGCTGGGAA ATATCGTCAAATATTAGAAAAAGCACTTCAGTTTACTGATGCAGAACAACTTGAGGCACTGAAAGCATTTGTTGAAGCGA TGGTTAATGAGAACGTCAGCTTGGTCATATCCAGACAGCTGTTGACAGACTTTTGCACGCACCTTCCGAACCTACCAGACGGCACTGCGAAAGCTGTGTGCCACTTCACCCTGGAGAAGATCCAGCCCAGAGTCATCTCATTTGAAGAACAG GTGGCTTCGATCAGACAGCATCTAGCCACAATCTACGAGAAAGAGGAGGACTGGAGGAACGCCGCACAGGTTCTTGTGGGAATCCCGCTGGAGACGGGTCAGAA ACAGTACAATGTGGACTATAAATTGGACACTTATTTGAAAATTGCTCGTCTGTATTTGGAGGATGATGACCCAGTTCAGGCCGAGGCCTACATCAACCGAGCATCTTTACTTCAGAATGAATCCACCAATGAACAGCTGCAGATTCATTATAAG GTATGTTACGCCAGAGTTCTGGACTATCGGAGGAAGTTCATTGAGGCAGCTCAGCGCTATAATGAGCTTTCTTACAAATCCATCGTCCACGAGACTGAGCGTCTTGAGGCCCTGAAGCATGCGCTTCACTGCACTATACTGGCCTCTGCAG GTCAGCAGCGCTCTCGTATGTTGGCTACGCTCTTCAAGGATGAACGCTGTCAGCAACTCGCAGCCTACGGCATCCTGGAAAAAATGTACCTGGATCGAATAATTCGGGGAAACCAGTTGCAGGAGTTTGCTGCCATGTTGATGCCACATCAGAAAGCCACCACAGCTGATG GTTCAAGCATCTTAGACAGAGCAGTCATTGAGCATAACCTGCTGTCTGCTAGCAAACTCTACAATAATATCACATTTGAAGAATTAGGAGCACTTCTGGAGATTCCACCTGCAAAG GCAGAAAAGATAGCGTCACAAATGATTACCGAGGGCCGCATGAACGGATTCATTGACCAGATAGATGGCATTGTCCATTTTGAAA CACGAGAGCCGTTGCCCACCTGGGACAAGCAGATTCAGTCGTTGTGCTTCCAGGTGAACAACCTCCTGGAGAAGATCAGTCAGGCAGCACCGGAGTGGACGGCACAAGCCATCGAGGCTCAGATGACCCAATAA
- the lin54 gene encoding protein lin-54 homolog, with the protein MDVVSPELNSLLPDEIMDTEAIAMEEELPAEHLAAPPQPEPDPPQVPMETEVPEIVSLCPATTSMQMTSTSSDAQSSTSSGTQLLLAPSGLIAGTTTTTTTTTSAKTLTQNLPKISSVTVPANHQLIINKVAGAPAADGKSPGTAVLKPEGQKLLVAGLSKTGQPIMLALPHTWNKPATTQGAGDAKGQPTQIKMVTTVGKPVIAVSSASQLMGTSTTLQAQQLKTLQLTKKPPVSTAGPMITKLIITKALNNKGLSSPASVAPVVTGRVVTQSTPVTPPRTITIGETVSTVPQNTSGNSKVAISPLKSPSKLTVVSVASQSPNSPQKSVTLPLNVALGQQILTVQQSAATSPAKAGTSQSTAQTVKPVQTVGGVGTSQFKTIIPLTTPPNVQQIQVPGSRFHYVRLVTATTGSSTVQSGSSTSTNPSIQPAKPVMMNAAVRMSVPIVPAQTVKQVVPKPLTSAAQVVTTSQTPQRLIMPATHLPQIQPNLTNLPPGTVLAPAHGSGNMGYAVLPAPYVTQIPQPAFVTLTSSSTFSTATPIQTQARLSLNGLSTSEATSRPRKPCNCTRSQCLKLYCDCFANGEFCNNCNCVNCFNNLDHESERLKAIKACLDRNPVAFKPKIGKGKEGESDRRHSKGCNCKKSGCLKNYCECYEAKIMCSSICKCMGCKNFEESPERKTLMHLADAAEVRVQQQTAAKTKLSSQISDLLTRTTPAVTSGGGKLPYTFVTKEVAEATCDCLLEQAEQAELTNQPQAVAERLILEEFGRCLRRIISFAGKAKTDCPINC; encoded by the exons ATGGATGTGGTTTCACCTGAGCTCAACAGCCTCCTCCCTGATGAGATTATGGACACGGAAGCCATCGCGATGGAAGAGGAGCTCCCTGCCGAGCACCTCGCTGCTCCTCCCCAACCTGAACCGGATCCGCCGCAGGTTCCTATGGAAACAGAGGTGCCTGAAATCGTCAGCCTGTGTCCAGCCACCACATCTATGCAGATGACCTCCACCTCCAGCGACGCTCAGAGCAGCACCAGCTCGGGAACTCAACTCCTCCTTGCCCCCTCCGGCCTCATTGCCGGTACCACAACCAcaaccaccaccaccacctctGCCAAAACTCTGACTCAAAACCTCCCTAAAATCTCTAGCGTTACTGTCCCGGCCAACCACCAGCTCATCATCAACAAAGTGGCCGGCGCCCCCGCTGCAGATGGCAAGTCTCCAGGCACTGCTGTGCTCAAGCCAGAGGGCCAGAAACTCTTGGTTGCCGGCCTTAGTAAAACAGGGCAGCCTATTATGTTGGCTCTGCCCCACACTTGGAACAAGCCCGCCACTACTCAGGGCGCAGGGGACGCCAAGGGCCAGCCGACGCAGATCAAAATGGTGACGACGGTAGGGAAGCCTGTGATAGCGGTGAGCTCAGCCAGTCAGCTGATGGGCACCTCCACCACACTGCAGGCCCAGCAGCTGAAGACGCTTCAG CTCACAAAGAAACCCCCAGTATCTACAGCTGGACCGATGATAACAAAGCTCATCATAACAAAAGCCCTGAACAATAAAGGACTGTCCAGCCCAGCTTCAGTGGCTCCTGTAGTGACTG GGCGAGTTGTTACCCAGAGTACTCCAGTGACACCTCCACGCACCATCACCATTGGTGAGACCGTCAGCACTGTGCCACAGAATACTTCTGGTAACAGCAAAGTCGCCATCTCGCCTCTCAAGTCTCCCAGCAAG CTGACTGTAGTTTCGGTGGCCAGTCAGTCTCCAAACTCGCCCCAGAAGTCTGTGACGCTGCCGCTCAACGTGGCTCTGGGCCAGCAGATCCTCACAGTTCAACAGTCTGCCGCAACCTCTCCAGCTAAAGCAGGAACCAGCCAATCCACCGCACAG ACTGTAAAGCCGGTGCAGACAGTGGGAGGAGTGGGAACATCTCAGTTTAAGACCATCATCCCCCTCACCACACCTCCCAACGTGCAGCAGATCCAGGTGCCGGGCAGCCGCTTCCATTATGTGCGTCTGGTAACGGCCACCACCGGCAGCAGCACCGTACAGTCGGGCAGCAGCACCAGCACCAACCCTTCCATCCAACCAG CCAAGCCTGTGATGATGAATGCTGCAGTACGGATGTCTGTACCCATCGTCCCAGCACAGACCGTCAAACAG GTTGTACCCAAACCCTTGACGTCAGCAGCCCAGGTGGTGACCACCAGTCAGACGCCCCAGCGTCTCATCATGCCAGCCACACATTTGCCACAGATCCAGCCCAACCTCACCAACCTACCGCCGGGCACTGTGCTCGCCCCCGCCCACGGCTCTGGGAACATGGGCTACGCTGTGTTACCAGCTCCATATGTTACGCAG ATCCCTCAGCCTGCATTTGTGACTTTGACCAGCAGCTCCACCTTCTCAACAGCCACCCCTATACAGACTCAAGCCAGGCTTTCACTCAATGG tttatcaACGTCCGAAGCAACTTCAAGGCCGAGAAAACCTTGCAACTGCACACGGTCACAGTGTCTGAAGTT GTATTGTGATTGCTTTGCCAATGGGGAATTCTGTAATAACTGCAACTGTGTTAACTGCTTCAACAACCTTGATCATGAGAGTGAAAGACTGAAGGCCATCAAG GCATGTTTAGACAGAAACCCTGTGGCTTTCAAGCCCAAGATCGGCAAAGGCAAAGAAGGGGAGTCCGACAGGAGACACAGCAAAGGCTGCAACTGTAAGAAGTCTGGCTGTCTGAAAAACTACTGCGAGTGTTATGAG GCAAAGATCATGTGTTCGTCCATCTGCAAATGCATGGGCTGCAAGAACTTCGAGGAGAGTCCAGAGAGGAAGACGCTGATGCACCTGGCAGACGCTGCAGAGGTGCGAGTTCAGCAGCAAACCGCAGCCAAAACCAAACTCTCCTCACAGATCTCAGATCTACTCACCAGAACCACACCGGCCGTCACCAGCGGAGGCGGAAA GTTGCCATACACATTCGTAACAAAGGAAGTGGCTGAAGCGACGTGTGACTGTTTGCTGGAGCAGGCCGAGCAGGCCGAACTCACCAACCAACCTCAGGCCGTGGCAGAACGCCTCATTCTGGAGGAGTTTGGTCGCTGCCTCAGGAGAATCATCAGTTTTGCTGGCAAAGCCAAGACGGACTGTCCCATCAACTGCTAG